CACCGCACCGAATCGCTGCTGCACGGCCTGCAGCTGGATCTTGCCTTCGCGTACGCCGCGATAGATAACGGCGGCCACCAGGGACTCCTGGTCCAGCTTCAGGTCCGCGAGGATCTCGGCGATCTCGAGGCCCGTCTGGAAGCTGGAAGTACCCTCGGCCCAGCGGTTCTGGGCGGCGATGGCCTGTTGCTCGGCGTCGCGGGCGAACTCGCACGCCTCCTTGAGTACCGCGCGGTCGAGCACCGGATCGAGGCTGATGACATGGTCCAGCCATGCCTCGAGGTTGATGCTGCCGTCCGTATTGACCGGCTGTTGCGCTCTCACCTGTACCATCTTGCCTACCTTCCCTACGACGTGAACCCCTCACGTCGAACTGTCGCCAGCCTCTGTCGTGCCGGTCGGATTACGCGGGCATCCCTAGCCCGCCTCGAATAACGCCATGGCCTCGACATGGGCCGTCTGAGGAAACATGTCGAGAATCCCGGCCTTCTTCAACTGGTACCCCTGCTTCACCAGCTCCGCGCTGTCACGCGCCAGGGTCGCCGGATTGCAGGATACATAGACCACTCTGCGTGCGCCGGTTGCCGCCATCTGCCGAACGGCCTCAAAAGCACCGTCACGGGGCGGATCCAGCAGTACCGCATCGAATCCCTGACGCGCCCAGGCCGCATCGGCCAGCGGGTTCGACAGGTCGGCCTGGAAGACCTGCAGGTTCTCCAGGCCATTGGCCCTGGCATTGCCACGGGCCCGTTGCACCATGGCCTCGACGCCTTCCACCGCCACCACTTCACGCACCTGGCGCGCCAGAGGCAGGGCGAAGTTGCCGAGTCCGCAGAACAGGTCCAGCACCCGGTCGCCCGGCTGCGGGTTCATCCAGTCTAGCGCCTGGGCGACCATCGCCTCATTGACCGCGGCATTCACCTGGACGAAATCTCCCGGGCGATAGTCCAGCTCCAGGTTCCAGCGCTCCAGCCGGTACGCCAGCCGGGCGTCCGCCTGGTCAGGCTGGGGCTCGCCTTCACCCTGAAGCCAGAGCTGCGCGCCCTGCGCCTGGCAGAACGCGCGCAGGCGCAGCAGATCGGCCTCGGCAAGCGGCTGGGTGTGACGCAGCAACAGCGCCGACGCGGTGCCCTGGAAGAGTTCCACATGGCCGACCGCCTGGGGCTTGTCGAAGCCACGCAGCAGGTCGGACAACCCGCGCAGCAGAGGCTGCAAGGGCTGTACCAGCACCAGACAATCCTCGATGCCGACGATGGCCTGGCTGGACGCCGCGCGGAACCCGACCTCCAGCTGCCGCGCCCTGGCATCCCAGCGCACGGCAATGCGCGCGCGCCGCCGATAACCGAACTCGGTCCCCACAAGTGGGGCCGCCCAGGTGGCCGGTGCCAGGTCGGCGAAACGTGCCAGTTGCTCGGCCAGGGTGCGCTGTTTCAGGGCGAGCTGTTCGCCATGGGGCAGGTGCTGCAGGGTGCAGCCGCCGCAGTGCCCGGCATGGGCGCAGGGCGGCGCCAGGCGCAGCGGGCTGGCGACCAGCACTCGCTCGGCGCGGGCCTCCACCACCTGGCTGCGAGCGGCGAGCACACGGGCCTCCACCTCTTCCTCGGGCAGGGCGCCGGCGACGAACCAGGTGCGCCCTTCGAGGAAGGCGATGCCCCGTCCGTCATGGGCCAGCCGCTCGATGCGTAGCCGCTGCTTCTTGCCCACGGGCACCTGCGGCGTCCGTGCTCCGCCACTGGGCTGGAAGCGCAGGCCTGCGTTACGCCGGGACATGGGGGGCGTCGTAGATTCCCGTGGAGAGGTAGCGATCGCCGCGGTCGCAGATGATGGCCACCAGGGTGGCGTTCTCCACCTCGCGGGAGAGTCGCAGCATGGCCGCCACCGCACCGCCGGAAGAGACGCCGCAGAAGATGCCTTCCTCGCGGGCCAGGCGACGCATGGTCGACTCGGCTTCGGCCTGGGCCATGTCGATCACCCGGTCGACGCGGTCGGCCTGGTAGATCTTCGGCAGGTATTCCTGCGGCCAGCGGCGGATGCCGGGAATCGCCGAGCCTTCCTGGGGCTGCAGGCCGACGATCTGGATGTTCGGGTTCTGCTCCTTCAGGTAACGCGACACACCCATGATGGTGCCGGTGGTGCCCATGGAGCTGATGAAATGCGTGATGGTGCCCTGGGTCTGTTGCCAGATCTCCGGTCCGGTGCCCACGTAGTGGGCCTCCGGGTTGTCGCCGTTGGCGAACTGGTCCAGCACCTTGCCACGACCACCGCGCTGCAGGCTCTCGGCCAGATCGCGGGCGCCTTCCATGCCTTCCTCACGGCTCACCAGAACCAGTTCCGCACCGTAGGCGGTCATGGCGGCCTTGCGCTCGGCGCTCATGTTGTCGGGCATGATCAGGATCATCTTGTAGCCCTTGATGGCGGCCGCCATGGCAAGGGCGATCCCGGTGTTGCCGGAGGTGGCCTCGATCAGGGTGTCCCCGGGCTGGATATCGCCCCGCAGCTCCGCACGGGTGATCATCGACAGGGCCGGGCGGTCCTTCACCGAGCCGGCCGGGTTGTTGCCTTCGAGCTTGACCAGGAGGGTGTTGCTGGTATCGCCGGCCAGGCGCTGCAAACGCACCAGCGGGGTCTGGCCGACGCAGTCGGCGATAGTGGGGTACTGCAGGGTCATGGCGGGTTTCGCAATCCGGACGCAGGGGCTGCATATGATAGCGACAAACCGCTCGACGCCATATCGCACAAGCGTTTCGGCTTATGGCTTACGGCTATAAGCCCGTGACGAAAAGGAATGGCCAGGGTCGAGGCGGTTTTACAGCCTTGATGAAAATGAATAGCATTCGCCTTCCTCAGCCTGCCCGCTCCGTCCTTCCGGCCATGACCATGCCCCTCACCCGAACCGAAACCCTCGACAGCGAGGCATTGCGTCAGCGCCTGGCAACGGACCCGCACCAGGCTGCCCGGATCCTTCTCGATGCCGCTCGCGAAGGCCTGGTGCCGGCCCAGACATTGCTGGGGCAGATCCTGCTCGACGGCACCGGCATCGAGCGCGATCCCGCCCTGGCGCGCACCTGGTTCCGAATCGCCGCCGAGGGCGGTGACGCCATGGCGCGCAACATGCTCGGACGTTGCCTGGAACAGGGCTGGGGAGGCGAGGTGGACCTGACCGCCGCCGCGCGTGAATACCACCTGGCCATGGCCTCCGGACTGGACTGGGGCTACTACAACTACGCTGCCCTGCTGGCGTCGGGACGGGGCGTGGAGCCTGACCCGGCCGGCGCCTTCCAGCTGTACCTCAAGGCCGCCGAGATGGGCCACGCCAAGGCAATGAACTTCGTGGGGCGCTTCTATGACGAGGGCATAGGTATCGCCCCCTCGTCCGAGCAAGCGCGCTACTGGTACCAGCGCTCCGCCGAAGCCGGAGACTTCCGGGGCCAGTTCAGCCACGCCGCCGCACTGGCGGACCGGGGTTATCTGGAGGAAGCCCTGCGCTGGCTGGACAAGGCCCTGGCGGGTGGCAACCTGAATTTCCTCCGGGCCAGCCGCGCCCGCCTGGCCCAGGCGCCACAGCCACAGATCCGGGCACTGGCCCTGCCCTATCACCAACGCGCCGCCGAGCTGGGCGACGACAGCGACCGCCGCGCCCTGGCGGACCATGTCCGAAACCTCCTTCCCTAGAACCAGGGACAGCGCAGTGCCTACAGGCACCGGCCTGGTAGCAGCCGGCTTGCCGGCGAATCGCGTGGATGGCTTCGCGGGCAAGCCCACTCCTACAGCGACTCCGTGCCCGGCCTGGTCTCGTAGGAGCCGGCTTGCCGGCGAATCGCAAGGGCCGCTTCGCAAGCGAGTTCGCTTGTATGTCGCAAGGTGGGCCTGTCGGGAATGGAGGGACTGAGCCCACGCCTGCGCATCGACACAGCCTGCGAGTGGAAATGATTAGCAGGTTAGGGTTCTGACAAAACTGCCTGAAGATTCCCACCCGATGAGTCGCTAAACTGCCCGAAAAGTGCAAGGGGAAGATGGGCGTGTACAAGGATCTGGGCATCAAGGGCCGCGTGCTCATGCTGACGCTGCTACCCACCAGCCTGCTGGCGCTGGTCCTGGGTGGCTATTTCACCTGGGTTCAGCAGGCCGACATGCAGGCCCAGTTGCTCCAGCGGGGGCAGATGATCGCCGAACACCTGGCCCCCTTGGCCGCTCCCGCCCTGACCCGGGGCGATGCGGTGCTGCTGGAGCGCATCGCCGACCACGCCCTCGACCAGGCCGATGTCCGCGCCGTGAGCTTCATCGGCGCCGACCACCGGCGCCTCGCCCACGCCGGCCCGCGCATGCTCAATGAAAGCCCCGCCGGGGAAGCCGGCAGCCTCACCCTGACCAGCAGCACCGAAGCCACGCGCTTCCTGCAACCGGTGTTCGAACGTCACCGCAATCTCTCCGCAGCCTCCACGAGCCTGGCCGAGGACCACCTGCTGGGCTGGGTGGAGCTGGAGATGTCCCACCAAGGCACCCTGCTTCGGGGCTACCGCAGCCTGCTGGCCAGCCTGTTGCTGGTGGCCGCCGGCCTGGGGATCACCGCCCTGCTCGCCCTGCGCATGAGCCGCGCCATCAACGACCCCCTGCGCCGGATCAAGCAGGGCGTGGCGCTGCTCAAGGAAGGCAGGCTGGAAACCCGCCTGCCGCCCCTGGGAAGCCATGAGCTGGACGAACTGGCCTCGGGCATCAACCGCATGGCCGAGGCGCTGCAGAGCGCCCAGGAAGAAATGCAGCACAACATCGACCAGGCCACCGAGGATGTGCGGCAGAACCTGGAAACCATCGAGATCCAGAACATCGAACTGGACCTGGCACGCAAGGAAGCCCTGGAGGCCAGCCGAATCAAATCCGAGTTCCTGGCCAACATGAGCCATGAGATCCGCACGCCGCTGAACGGCATCCTCGGCTTCACCAACCTGCTGAAGAAGAGCGACCTGACCCCGCGCCAGCAGGATTACCTGTCCACCATCGAAAAATCCGCGGACAACCTGCTGGGGATCATCAACGAGGTGCTGGACTTCTCGAAGATCGAGGCCGGCAAGCTGGTGCTGGAGAACATCCCCTTCAACCTGCGCGACCTGGTCCAGGACACCCTCACCATCCTCGCCCCCTCCGCCCATGAAAAACGCCTGGAGCTGGTCAGCCTGGTGTACCGGGACACGCCACTGCAGCTGGTGGGCGACCCGATGCGACTGAAGCAGGTGCTGACCAACCTGGTGAGCAACGCCATCAAGTTCACTCGCGAAGGCACCATCGCCGTGCGCGCCATGCTCGAGGACGACAGCGACGACGAGCTCGCGCAACTGCGCATCAGCGTTCAGGACACCGGAATCGGCCTCTCCGACGCGGACGTGAGGGCGCTGTTCCAGGCCTTCACCCAGGCAGACAACTCCCTCTCCCGCCAGGCCGGTGGCACCGGCCTCGGCCTGGTGATCTCCAAGCGCCTGATCGAACAGATGGGCGGCGAGATCGGTGTCAGCAGCACGCCGGGCGTGGGCTCGGAGTTCTGGATCAGCCTCAGCCTGCCCAAGTCCCTCGATGGCAGCGAGGACGCCTTCGCGCCCAGCCTCGGCCGGCGTCTGGTCGCCGTGCTGGAGCCGCAGGAACTCACGCGCCAGGCCCTGCACCATCAGCTGGAGGATTGCGGACTGGAGGCTGCGGACTTCTCCAGCCTCGACGCCCTGGTGGAGGAAGTCGCCGCCCGTCGCCAGGGCAAGCACCCCCTCGGTCTGGCGGTGATCGCCGCCGACAGCCGCAGCCTCTCGCCCGAAGACTTGGCCCGCCGGGTCTGGGAACTGGAGGAACTGGGTTGCAAGACCCTGGTGCTCTGCCCCACCACCGAGCAGGCGCTCTA
This genomic window from Pseudomonas furukawaii contains:
- the cysM gene encoding cysteine synthase CysM encodes the protein MTLQYPTIADCVGQTPLVRLQRLAGDTSNTLLVKLEGNNPAGSVKDRPALSMITRAELRGDIQPGDTLIEATSGNTGIALAMAAAIKGYKMILIMPDNMSAERKAAMTAYGAELVLVSREEGMEGARDLAESLQRGGRGKVLDQFANGDNPEAHYVGTGPEIWQQTQGTITHFISSMGTTGTIMGVSRYLKEQNPNIQIVGLQPQEGSAIPGIRRWPQEYLPKIYQADRVDRVIDMAQAEAESTMRRLAREEGIFCGVSSGGAVAAMLRLSREVENATLVAIICDRGDRYLSTGIYDAPHVPA
- a CDS encoding ATP-binding protein encodes the protein MYKDLGIKGRVLMLTLLPTSLLALVLGGYFTWVQQADMQAQLLQRGQMIAEHLAPLAAPALTRGDAVLLERIADHALDQADVRAVSFIGADHRRLAHAGPRMLNESPAGEAGSLTLTSSTEATRFLQPVFERHRNLSAASTSLAEDHLLGWVELEMSHQGTLLRGYRSLLASLLLVAAGLGITALLALRMSRAINDPLRRIKQGVALLKEGRLETRLPPLGSHELDELASGINRMAEALQSAQEEMQHNIDQATEDVRQNLETIEIQNIELDLARKEALEASRIKSEFLANMSHEIRTPLNGILGFTNLLKKSDLTPRQQDYLSTIEKSADNLLGIINEVLDFSKIEAGKLVLENIPFNLRDLVQDTLTILAPSAHEKRLELVSLVYRDTPLQLVGDPMRLKQVLTNLVSNAIKFTREGTIAVRAMLEDDSDDELAQLRISVQDTGIGLSDADVRALFQAFTQADNSLSRQAGGTGLGLVISKRLIEQMGGEIGVSSTPGVGSEFWISLSLPKSLDGSEDAFAPSLGRRLVAVLEPQELTRQALHHQLEDCGLEAADFSSLDALVEEVAARRQGKHPLGLAVIAADSRSLSPEDLARRVWELEELGCKTLVLCPTTEQALYHRVLPESHSQLQAKPVCTRKLQQALSVLVAPRQAAVEPSGPVVSRAPRLLCVDDNPANLLLVQTLLGDMGADVLAVDSGFAALEAVQRERFDLVLMDVQMPGMDGRQATEAIRRWESQQGLDPVPIVALTAHALANEKRALLQGGMDDYLTKPIGERQLAQVVLKWSGLTLGNQGAPRAIHGPHAERALQVLDPEEGLRLAAGKADLAADMLSMLLASLDADRQAIAQAARSGDRTALLERVHRLHGATRYCGVPQLRAACQLSETLIKQNDPEAQHALEELDAAIQRLADVAREEA
- the rlmD gene encoding 23S rRNA (uracil(1939)-C(5))-methyltransferase RlmD; translated protein: MSRRNAGLRFQPSGGARTPQVPVGKKQRLRIERLAHDGRGIAFLEGRTWFVAGALPEEEVEARVLAARSQVVEARAERVLVASPLRLAPPCAHAGHCGGCTLQHLPHGEQLALKQRTLAEQLARFADLAPATWAAPLVGTEFGYRRRARIAVRWDARARQLEVGFRAASSQAIVGIEDCLVLVQPLQPLLRGLSDLLRGFDKPQAVGHVELFQGTASALLLRHTQPLAEADLLRLRAFCQAQGAQLWLQGEGEPQPDQADARLAYRLERWNLELDYRPGDFVQVNAAVNEAMVAQALDWMNPQPGDRVLDLFCGLGNFALPLARQVREVVAVEGVEAMVQRARGNARANGLENLQVFQADLSNPLADAAWARQGFDAVLLDPPRDGAFEAVRQMAATGARRVVYVSCNPATLARDSAELVKQGYQLKKAGILDMFPQTAHVEAMALFEAG
- a CDS encoding tetratricopeptide repeat protein, with amino-acid sequence MTMPLTRTETLDSEALRQRLATDPHQAARILLDAAREGLVPAQTLLGQILLDGTGIERDPALARTWFRIAAEGGDAMARNMLGRCLEQGWGGEVDLTAAAREYHLAMASGLDWGYYNYAALLASGRGVEPDPAGAFQLYLKAAEMGHAKAMNFVGRFYDEGIGIAPSSEQARYWYQRSAEAGDFRGQFSHAAALADRGYLEEALRWLDKALAGGNLNFLRASRARLAQAPQPQIRALALPYHQRAAELGDDSDRRALADHVRNLLP